From one Lactiplantibacillus paraplantarum genomic stretch:
- a CDS encoding PadR family transcriptional regulator, which produces MAIQISSELLDGCVLACLKHQDYYGYALTQRLQAAISVSESTLYPVLRRLKKNDWVTTYDQAYQGRNRRYYQITASGLTQLNTIQQEWQTYYLAINQLLQGEDES; this is translated from the coding sequence ATGGCCATTCAAATTAGTTCCGAATTGCTTGACGGTTGTGTTTTAGCTTGTCTTAAGCACCAAGACTACTATGGTTATGCGCTGACTCAACGTCTACAAGCCGCCATCTCAGTATCCGAATCAACGCTTTATCCAGTACTTCGGCGACTCAAGAAAAATGACTGGGTCACTACCTATGATCAAGCTTATCAAGGGCGTAACCGCCGCTATTATCAAATTACAGCTAGTGGTTTGACCCAATTAAATACGATTCAGCAAGAGTGGCAGACTTACTACTTGGCCATTAACCAATTACTTCAGGGGGAGGATGAATCATGA
- a CDS encoding DUF1700 domain-containing protein: MNDYLSKFDALLVQLNNDERDEVVEFYREYLLDAAIDRYDDCVAELGTPKQLARKVLADYSIRFNENLNANLSKRQKSQANVRTIWLIVLALLSTPITIPALIAILAVFFALAVTAFAFVIAAGAILVGVTILAFAMLTAGIGVFSQSLWVALFYLGSGLAIIGAELLVLPLFIWLISVILQGIAKIVQNLYHRFVKKNRAERGGRHHAKDN; the protein is encoded by the coding sequence ATGAACGATTACTTATCCAAATTTGACGCACTACTCGTTCAACTCAACAATGATGAACGCGATGAGGTCGTTGAATTCTATCGCGAATATTTACTTGATGCAGCAATCGATCGTTACGATGATTGTGTCGCCGAACTAGGAACACCTAAGCAGTTGGCACGTAAAGTATTAGCTGACTATTCGATTCGCTTCAATGAAAATCTCAATGCAAATCTATCTAAACGGCAAAAGTCACAGGCCAACGTACGCACAATTTGGCTAATTGTGTTAGCGCTACTATCAACACCAATCACAATTCCTGCACTAATTGCCATTTTAGCCGTTTTCTTTGCCTTAGCTGTTACCGCCTTTGCATTTGTCATCGCGGCAGGCGCCATCTTAGTGGGAGTTACCATTCTCGCATTTGCCATGTTGACAGCCGGCATTGGGGTCTTCAGTCAATCACTATGGGTGGCCCTGTTCTACCTTGGCAGTGGCCTCGCTATTATCGGCGCTGAACTATTAGTATTACCACTATTTATCTGGCTGATCAGTGTTATTCTACAAGGAATTGCAAAAATCGTACAAAATTTATACCACCGATTTGTTAAGAAGAATCGTGCGGAGCGAGGAGGTCGGCACCATGCGAAAGACAATTAG
- a CDS encoding DUF4097 family beta strand repeat-containing protein, whose translation MRKTIRVGVILLVLGLILTMFGIANNGIQSVYWDQGFHVVHHKTKHYHVSQIKDITIATANNVIIKQGTTTNVTVTAARTLPTITTDNGHVIVTSTSHNTKTVGFMFDNVGQFADTTTITVPKGTTVNRITAKTSQSGNITLQNITANHLQNLSTDSNVSLTDVKINRSLTLTGDNLRLTRTSAPSLQIDGDPDVNITDSRFTTNASKIVTDEGDIHLNNNRFKALKITTSDGDITLNNNHITENLAATTSDGDIHSTVSRTTGVRASTGDGDLHIFDHTQSDGSGYQVNQAAAVQYRLTTADGDITVTSN comes from the coding sequence ATGCGAAAGACAATTAGAGTTGGCGTTATCTTATTAGTTCTTGGACTTATTCTGACCATGTTTGGCATTGCAAATAACGGTATTCAGAGTGTCTATTGGGATCAAGGCTTCCATGTCGTTCACCATAAAACCAAGCATTATCATGTTAGCCAAATAAAAGATATCACGATAGCGACTGCTAATAATGTTATTATCAAGCAAGGCACGACCACTAACGTTACCGTCACGGCCGCACGCACCTTACCAACCATTACGACCGACAATGGTCACGTGATCGTTACATCAACATCGCACAACACTAAAACCGTGGGCTTCATGTTCGACAATGTTGGTCAATTTGCTGATACAACAACGATTACGGTTCCTAAAGGGACAACCGTCAATCGAATTACCGCTAAAACGAGTCAAAGCGGCAACATCACGTTACAAAATATCACCGCCAACCATCTACAAAACCTGAGTACCGATAGTAACGTCAGCTTGACTGATGTCAAAATTAATCGTTCATTGACGTTGACCGGTGATAATTTGCGTTTAACACGGACATCAGCACCTAGTCTACAAATCGATGGCGATCCAGACGTCAATATTACTGATAGTCGTTTTACTACGAATGCTTCTAAAATTGTTACTGATGAAGGCGATATTCACCTGAACAATAATCGATTCAAAGCACTTAAAATAACGACTAGTGATGGTGATATTACGCTCAATAATAATCATATTACCGAAAACTTAGCGGCCACAACTAGCGATGGCGATATTCACAGCACCGTATCGCGGACAACCGGTGTCCGAGCAAGTACCGGTGATGGTGATTTACACATCTTTGATCATACCCAATCCGATGGCAGTGGCTATCAAGTTAATCAAGCAGCAGCGGTTCAATACCGCTTGACGACTGCCGATGGTGATATTACTGTCACTAGTAACTAA